GGCGGCCAGATCCTGTTTTTTGAAAATAACTACTGGAACCCGCAAGTATTTCTAAAGACTTTGCTTCCATCCACAAGGAAGCTGAGCGGCGAGGCCCCCTGCCAGATAGGGATGCGGAAATATCATCTTCTGCAAATGGCGTCGCACCAGGGATTTACGAATATTGATGTCATCCCCTACGATATTATTCATCCTTTGACTCCGCGTTTTCTTATCCGTTTTGTCCAATCCATCGCCTTCGTGTTTGAACACGCTCCCGTAGTTCGTGAACTTTGCGGTACCCTCTACATTTGGGCGCGAAAGCCCGGAGATGACACAGCGCGCCGTCCAGCCGTCAACCTCGCGCGACATCCTAAACTGTTTGGCTCGGTTTCGGTTGTGGTCCCCTGCCACAATGAAGAAATGAATATTCCGAATCTTGTACACTCGCTCGTGCGGTTCTATGACAAATATATTTATGAAATCATTATTGTGAACGATAACAGCCGGGATAGAACAGCAGAAGTTACTCTGAAAGTTGCGCAACAAGAACCGCGAGTGAAACTTGTTGATCGAAAGCCACCCAACGGGGTCGGACGGGCCCTGCGCGATGGATACGCCGCCGCCAGTGGTCAATATATCCTCAGCATGGACTGTGATTTTGTCCAGATTTTGCCGGAGTTCCGCGATTTGTTTGACGTCGTTGCCGCCGGTCATGACGGCGCTATTGGCAGCCGCTTTTCACATGACTCCATGCTGATCAACTATCCGTTCTTCAAGATCATCTGTAACCGGGCATTTCATCTTCTGGTCAAGCTCTTCTTGCTGGGCAAAGTGCGGGATATTTCCAACAACTTAAAGCTTTATCGCGCCCATATTTTCAAGAATCTCAAGATCGAAGAGGCGCATTTTGCCGCCAACGTAGAGACTGGACTCAAACCTTTGCTGGCCGGCTATGATATCCACGAAGTCCCCATGTCTTGGGTGAACCGCACGATTGAGATGGGCAAATCTTCCTTTCGGATACTGAACGTGGCCCCCCATTATTTTCTGGCGCTTTTGAAAACACTCTGGAGGGCGTGGCGCGGCAAAGCTTTTTACGCAGAAAACGTAAGCCCCGCTCATCTTAGGGATGAAATGCTACAAAAAAAATGACACCGTCTGTAGGATTTTTAAGGAACTGACATAACTGGGACTAATGTGAAACCCTGTACTATATGCGGAGCCACGCAAGTACAAACGCACCTTCAATCTAAAGGAAACGGTTTATCCGGTGACACTCTCGGTTCGTCTAGAATCGAGGTGTCACATGGAAGAATTCTGCGTTGCCAGAGCTGTGGTTTCGGGTTTTCTGAGGAACGGTTGAGTGACGACGAATTGGCGCGGCTCTATGGCCAACTTGATAACAAAATCTATGAATCGCAAGCCGAAGGCCGAAATGCGACGGCGCGGCGGCACTTGAAAATCCTAAACCAATATCTCAAGGGAGGGCATCTTCTTGACGTTGGATGTGCTTCCGGTGCTTTTTTGTGGGCTGCAGCAGAAGCGGGCTGGGCTGTAACCGGGATTGAGCCGGCGAAGGTATTTTACGAAGAGGCCTGCAAGAAACTTTCGAGGCGCGCAGAAGTATTCTGCACTACCTTACAAAAGGCATCTTTCCCGGCGGCTTCGTTCGATGCGGTGACTCTATGGGATGTCCTCGAACATGTTCCGGAACCCGTGAAATTCCTTCACGATTGCGCCGTTTTGCTTAAGCCCGGAGGCTATCTTCTCCTCAATGTGCCCAATTTGGACAGCATGCAAGCACGAATATTAGGTTCGCGCTGGCCTTTGCTGCTGCCTGAACATCTGAACTACTTCAATCGTGAGAGTCTGAAGCTTTGTGGAGCACAGGCCCAATTGCGTTGGGTGCATTTTCGCCAACGTCCTGCTTTATTTTCCATTTCCTATGTTCTACATCGTCTCAAGCAGCATCGGATACCTGGGGCGTCGCTCGGTCACGCAATGCTCTCGCGGACACCGGTCGGGGATATACATATTCCAGTGTATCTGGGAGAGATTTGCGGCGTATGGCAACGAAGTTGTTAAACAATTGGAACAAACTCCACCTACCTGGGAGATGGCCCATATTCAAGGGCATCTGAACTTTAATTCAAAGTCACGCTGGCTATTGACAGGTTGTCAACCACTACCTTCGAAGGTGCAACAGACAGAAAGTCCATCGGTTCGAAGCGGAGTCGTACTTCCGTGATCGGCGCTCGATCGCTGGTTCGCCATGTTTCCGCACCAGGCGCAAAGTAACGCGCTAATTGTTGCTCATCCCAGGGGAAAACCCAGATTTCGCTTGGCGTATTCGGAGGGATCAGGACCGGGATGGCCACGTATGAACCGTCACCTCTTCGTAGTTCTATGAGAGCGTTGCTAGGCTTAGAAAGCTTCCACCAGAAAGGATACTGAACCGTGACCCGGAGCCGCAAAAAATCTGCATCGGCAGGCCAACGGAGAGAACTAGCCACGACCAGATCCTTGTTCAACCTGATTGTTTGGGCAAGGGGATTCAGGGCCAGCGGCGTTGTGCGCATATTCCACCTCCGTTGGCGCTCCTGGCTGGAGCGCAATGCAATGATGCCAGGCACAATTTCAGTTTCCTGCTGATAATGGCTTTGCAGGTAGAACCATAGCTCAGGGGCGCGAGTGAAATTCGGGACTCCACCAATGGTCTCGGCGAGGTTATCTACGGAATAAATGGCGGTTGGCGGGTTATCAGCTTCGATGCCTTCCAGGTTACGCTTGGTCAGATATGGACCCGCAGCCGCGTTAAGCTGCAAGGTACCGCCTGACACCATTCTTCTGGTAACGTCTCCGTAGATGTTCTCGTAAGGGAAGGTCAGAATGCGGTCCTGCTGGGATGTGTGCTTCGTCAAATAATCGGCAACCGGGGCCAGTCTTGCGTAGTCCTGCTGGACGACGCAGGCGTGATCGAATTCAATTCTGTCGGCTGGGCAAACGGTTTTTCCGAGAGGCTTAAAAGCGCTAGCCATGGTATGCGGCTGGAGATACCAGCTTGGTCCACTAAAAACTCCAGTCAAGATCACCGCAAGGAGAACCGGCAAGTCACCTGTCCATTTATAATTTTCTTGATTTGCACTTCCCATCAGTACAGCAAAGCCGAGAGTAATCAGTGGGGAAGCCCCCAGCATGATGTGACCCCAGTCGGCGCGTATAGCTCCTGATTGCAGTATGAGCAGGCAACAAAGGAATGCCGCCAGCAGAGATGCCGGATTTTGAAGGAGCTCCCTTGAGCCCGGACGCCGCCGCACCCATGCGAAAATGAATGTGCAGATGCCAAAGACGATGAAAGCAAAAAACCGATGGTACATCTGCCTGTTCATACCGAGCCCCATTGTCCAGCGGTACATGCTGACCAGCGCGAACTCATCCCGCCAGAAACCGAAATAAAATGGGGCGCGCATGAAATTGTTGATGAGCAACACCCATACGGCTGCGGAAATAGCCGACAGAGACAGAAACCATGCCATTCGCCGTATCTTGTTCATGTTTGCACGCAGAAACCACAGATTTACGACCACCGCAATAGCAAATATTGCGCAGGCATAGGTACCGCAATCCGGAGATATCAGGAAGCTCCCTACGACCACCATGGACGTGACCGCGGCACGCACAATTGGCACAGTTTCCCCTTCAATTGTGCGTTGTACCTGGTAAATCACACACGCCACCACAAACAGCAGGAACGACGCGCGCACTTGTTCCGGGGGCCAGAATGCAAACATCATCAAAATATAAAATGCCCTTTTCCAGGGAGCGTAACCGTGCAGCAAGAATGCCGTCGCTCCGTAGATGAGAGCAAGAATCATCCCATACTGAAACAGATCATGGGTCGCGAAGAACGAACCCAATGAAAAGCCTTGCGCCCGCGAAGGAAGGCTCCACAACCACTGATAGAGCGGGCCGTACGAGAAAACAACATCTCGGCCAAATAGAATGCCGTGATGGGCTTTGAAGGCCATTTCAAGGAACCATGAATAGTCCAGATAGGCCAGAGGGGGGAGCACAGGTGGCCCAGCGGCCGCTGGACGCATCACTTCTCGCCAAAGCAACGCGCCCAGTGCAATTGTAAGTATCAGATCCAAACGTGAGTAGGCGAAATGCAGCAAGCGACCAAGTCCCGTGCGGCCCGAGTAAACAGGTCGCCCTTTGAAACTCGCAGAGGGCGAGACGCTATCCTGCGTTTTGGACGTTTCATGATTTGTTATTGGTGGCAAATGATTTACTCCGAGACAAATAGCTGAAGTGGCTTCAAGTTCCCCTCTTTGCCGCTGGTAGTCGTGCCCTTTACACCAAGTTCATACGTCTCTGGCTTGACTCCGTCCAGGGAAATCATTTCCCTCCAGCCGGTCATGTTGAAATCAGGGCGGTCGAAAGCGGCGGCAACATCGGGCCGGGGGAAAAATGCCTGAACCGTCGCCACAGTCCGGCCATTGAGCAGCAGTTCGACTCTCTTAATGGGATCATCGGGCTTTGTGCTGGTAATCCATCCCGTGACTTCCAAAAGAGAATCTGATCGGGAATGAATCTGCAAATGTTCATCGTGGGTGTCAATCGATCCAATGACAAGCTGGTCTTTCGGAACCTGTAATTTTAGAGGTTGTTGGTTTGTGCTGGCACGTGCAGTTCGAGGCTGCGGTAACGCCATCCAAATTGGCCGTCCCAGGAAAAAAAGAACGATCAGTCCAACCGTAGACAGGAAAGGCAAAATAAATTTTGCTTGAAGTCGCATTCTGAAGGGTGCCTAAGTTCAAACTCAAATCAAGTGATCTCGAAACCCGATCTAGTCTTTGTCGAACCTGCCAAAAGAACGAGTCGCCGCTTCACTTATTTATTTGTTTTGTTAGCGCGAAGACAGAACAATCATTGTCACTGAGTGCGAAACGGGTCAATTATACTTGCTCTGGTCTTGTTGCTGCAAAAACTCCGTTCCAAGTCAGCAAATCTAGTTCAAATATAGGAACCCGGATTTCTTGCAGTATCTTTTTGAATATTAATATTTTGTATCCACTCTTCCACGGTGGATGTTTCATGACTGGTTATCGGTGGCAAGTGGCTCACTCCGAGACCAAATAGCTTATAATCTCCGTTCGGAACACGTCACCCACAATCTCTTAAGATGTTGCAACTCATACGCGAAACTTATCAGAACCGAGAACTTATTTGGGCCTTGGCGCTCAAGGAGCTGCACGTACGTTACAAGCGCTCGGTGCTGGGTTTTTTGTGGGCTTTATTGCACCCCTTGTTCATGATGATTATTCTAACGGTGGTTTTTTCTTCTCTTGTTGGCTCCCGCGTCGAACATTACGCCGTTTTCCTCATCAGCATGCTGCTGCCCTGGATCTTTTTCGCGCAGGCACTCACTTATTCGGTAGAATGCCTGGTATCCAATGGCGAATTGTTGAAAAAAGTCAGAGTGGCGAAGTCAGTATTTCCGGTGGCGGTCATCCTCTCCAATACAATTAACTTTTTGCTTTCTTTGCTTCCGCTGGCGCTTATTTTGGTGGCATTGCGCTTCCCGCTGCATTGGACGTGGGTTTATCTGCCTATCCCAATCATGGGGCTTTTGATGTTTGTTCTGGGATGCGGGTTTTTTCTTTCAGCCGTGAACGTATACTTTCGTGACGTGACCCATATCGTGCAGATCATTCTTCAAGGCTGGTTTTATTTCTCTCCCATCATGTTTTCTCTGGAGCTTCTGCCGCAGCAATACCGCATGTTTTTCCGCTTAAATCCAATGCTCTACATTCTGAATGGATTCCGCCTGGCGATTTACTATGGACAGTTGCCCACGCTGCAGTCGGTAGCGGCTTCGATCGGAATTGGGGCAATTACCCTGTTTTTGGGGTATAGTTTTTTTCGGCGACTGGAACACACCTTTGCGCTTTATGTTTAAATTTTGCCATTTGTGAAAAACCGTATTCATCTTGATGACGTTGTTCTGCGCTACCGGCTCATTCACGAGCGCCCCGATTCATTGCGCGAAGCCTTTGCCAAGATCTTTCGCAAACGTTCCCAAGTCATGCAATTGGAGGCTGCCAGCCACGTTTCGCTGGACGTGAGCGACGGTGAGATCCTGGGGATCATCGGGCGGAATGGCTGCGGCAAAAGCACGCTCTTAAAAATCATCGCTGGCGTCCTCAAGCCGACGTCGGGCATTGCTCGAGTGGATGGTTCGATTGCCCCACTGATCGAACTGGGTGCCGGGTTTCACCCTGATTTGACGGGCCGCGAAAACATCGTCCTGAACGGCTTGCTGCTGGGCCTGACGCGAAAGAAAATCCGCGAGTACGAGCAAAATATTATTGAGTACTCTGAACTGGGCGATTTTATCAATTCACCCGTCAAGCAATATTCTTCGGGGATGTACATGCGCCTCGCCTTTTCGATCGCCATCCAGGTAGATCCGGACATCCTCCTTGTGGATGAAATTCTTTCGGTGGGCGATGCTGAGTTTCATGCCAAGTGCGATGAATCCATCGCGGGTTTTCACCGGCGCAACAAAACCATTGTGCTAGTAAGCCATGAGCTGGAAACTGTGGCACGCATGTGCAATCGTGTCTTGTTGATGGAAGCAGGCCGGGTTGTTGCAGATGGGCCAGCAGAACAAGTGATTCAGGAATACTATTCCCGCATGAACAATCATGCCCCGGCGGAATATTGTCTGCCTGTGCCTTCCGGCCCCACCAGTACGGCTGGGAATGACTGAGAAACCCGCACATTTCCCTGGAAATACCAGCACGGTATACGTGGCATGCTGCGAAATTGTTGAAGCACAAGCCGCTGGGCTACATAGATTAAGTTAGACTGATACACAAAAGAAGTTCTTCGCAAGAGTTGGTACTCTTAATGCTGATCTCGAAAAAAAGTTTCTGGAGGCGTGGATGGGCTTGCGGGCATTGATTACGGGAATCACGGGTCAGGATGGATCGTATCTTGCTGAATTCCTGCTGGAACGTGGATACACCGTCTTCGGACTGATTCGACGCAGTAGTGTTGAAAACTACGATCGCATCGCGCACCTTGTCGATAAGATTTCTTTTCTGCAGGCAGACCTGCTGGATCAGAGCTCGCTTATCAATGCGCTGCGTCAAGCCAAGGCCCAGGAAGTCTATAACCTGGCAGCACAATCGTTTGTTCCCACTTCATGGCATCAACCGGTTTTGACCGGCGAATTTACGGCTTTAGGCGTAACCCGTTTGCTGGAGGCCGTTCGAACAGTGGATTTGGATGTACGTTTCTATCAGGCGTCGAGCAGTGAAATGTTCGGCAAGGCGATCGAGACCCCTCAGCGCGAAGCCACTCCCTTCCACCCTAGAAGTCCTTACGGGGTGGCGAAGGTGTATGGGCATTACATTACCGTAAATTACCGCGAAAGCTACAATCTGTTCGCCTGTTCCGGAATTTTATTCAATCATGAGTCTCCCCGGCGTGGTATTGAATTTGTGAGTCGCAAGATTACGCAAGGAGTGGCCAAAATCAAATTGGGACGCGAACGAGAACTCCGCATGGGTAATCTCGAGGCGCGCAGAGACTGGGGGTTTGCCGGGGATTTCGTGCAAGCGATGTGGCAGATGTTGCAACAGGAGCAACCCGATGATTATGTCATCGGAACAGGGGTTTCCCATTCGGTAGCCGAGCTTTTGGAAATCGCGTTCAAGAGCGTCGGGCTAGAGTGGCGAGAATTTGTGAGAATTGATGAATCCTTGTTGCGCCCCGCGGAAGTTGACCACCTATTGGCAGATACAACCAAAGCCACTCAAAAACTGGGATGGAAGCCTAAAGTGTCATTTGCTGAACTCATTGCTATGATGGTTGACCATGACGTTTACCGGATCCAAAGAGGAATGCCCCTATACGCTAGTGTCGTGGCAGGCCTCTGATGCGAGTTTTGATAACGGGCGCCACCGGATTTGTTGGACAGCATTTGACGCGTCTTCTGATGGGCCGGAAACACGAAATCTTTGGCACATATCTCGTCAGAAACAGCACCCAATTTCCAGCAAAACTCAAGCTATTACATTGCGATTTGTGCCAACGCGAGAGCGTATTAAGAATCGTACGTCAATTGCGTCCTGAACGCGTTTATCACCTGGCTGCCTTCTCGTCTGTGAAGGACTCGTTAAAAGACCCCCAGGCTGTCTATGAAAACAATTTCATAGGTACCCTCAACCTGCTGGAAGCAATTCGCGACGCCGCGCCTCGAGCGCGAATCCTCTTGGTTGGTTCAGGGCAGTGTTATGGCCGTGTTGCGCCGAAGCGTCTGCCTATCACCGAATCGGAAATTCTTCTTCCCGAAAATCCCTACTCTGCAAGTAAAGCCGCTGCGGACCTGCTTGGCTATCAATTCTTTTGCAGTTATGGATTGCATGTCGTTCGCGCGCGGCCCTTCAATCACACCGGACCCGGACAGTCGGCCGAATTTGTCTGCTCCGATTTCGCCCGCCAGATCGCGGAAATTGATCTCAGATTGAAGCCGCCTACCCTCACCGTGGGTAACCTGAATGCTGTTCGCGACTTCACCGATGTCCGTGACGTAGTGCGGGCCTATGAATTGCTCCTGCGCAAAGCCGATGCTGGAGAGGCATACAATGTCTGCTCGAACCGGGCGACATCTACGGCACAGATTGTGGAAACATTGCGTTCTTTTGCAGCGCTTCCAGTGAAAGTGAAGATCGATCAGGCACGAGCACGTAAGCATGAGATCGAGCAGCTCTACGGCAGCCACCACAAGCTGCGTGAGGCAACAGGCTGGAAGCCGCTGTATACTCTTGAGACCACGCTTCGTGATCTGTACAGTCACTGGAAGAAAGAACTTCAAAAACCCATCTGATCCCGCCTTTTTGCCGCGCTTGCCGGCAAGCAGCCTACCAAGCGAATTCGGCAGCGCGTCCACACCAAACTCAACTTGACGGCTGAGCTAAGGAAACTTTACGTTATATGGGCGGGAATGACATGACGGATCAAGAGATACTGAGGAAAATGCAAGAACATGTTGTCCAAGAGGGCGGGCAAGGCGGGAGTATTCCTGCCGTGGCGCTCTCCAACTCCAATGGCATGTTCTATTCCGATGCTGCCGACCTCAGCTTGCAAGAACTCGAGAGTTTGGTCAATGAAGGCATTACTCGCAGTTTGTTGGTCGGAAGCATTAATCCGCGTCCGCAAGGGTTGCACAATAAGATCATTCAGCTCGTGAAGAAAGTAATGAGGCGCTTCCTGGTATGGTATATCCGACCCGTCCAGGAATTGAACGTGGTTGTTCTGGGAACTCTGCAGAGGTTTGTTGCGATGCACCAACAACATATCGTCAAGCTCAACAGTTTGACTGCCGACTTTGAAGAGTATGCGTCGCGGCAACACCAGATCGACGACGAACTGCAAGAGATACGTCGAGCTCATATTTACGAAACCCTTCAACATCAAGAGGCAGCACTGCGAAGGCTCGAGCATCGGTTGGCAAGCCATTCTTCCGTAGAAGGCAAAGTCGAACAAAATCCAAATACCGGTTCCGTGCCACTGATGCAGACTGGCAAGCCGCACAAATTCAGTTTTGACTATGCTTGGTTCCAGGAGCGCTTTCGAGGAAGCGAGGCGCTGATTAGAGACCGGCAACGTGCTTATCTGAAGCACTTTCTTGGCCGTACTGCGATCATGGACGTCGGTTGCGGCCGCGGAGAGTTCCTGGAATTGTTGC
Above is a window of Terriglobales bacterium DNA encoding:
- a CDS encoding glycosyltransferase → MTISVEQNLKAMEWSRESYWLRYPSTSPVKLRWRALAVRHCFHVLPEESILELGAGSGLWTEHLASIFGGENPIVAAVFNQELFAADRQLANTRFTHVQDLLKDLPAESFDYIVGTGILCHDQYPQNLWILNRLLKPGGQILFFENNYWNPQVFLKTLLPSTRKLSGEAPCQIGMRKYHLLQMASHQGFTNIDVIPYDIIHPLTPRFLIRFVQSIAFVFEHAPVVRELCGTLYIWARKPGDDTARRPAVNLARHPKLFGSVSVVVPCHNEEMNIPNLVHSLVRFYDKYIYEIIIVNDNSRDRTAEVTLKVAQQEPRVKLVDRKPPNGVGRALRDGYAAASGQYILSMDCDFVQILPEFRDLFDVVAAGHDGAIGSRFSHDSMLINYPFFKIICNRAFHLLVKLFLLGKVRDISNNLKLYRAHIFKNLKIEEAHFAANVETGLKPLLAGYDIHEVPMSWVNRTIEMGKSSFRILNVAPHYFLALLKTLWRAWRGKAFYAENVSPAHLRDEMLQKK
- the gmd gene encoding GDP-mannose 4,6-dehydratase translates to MGLRALITGITGQDGSYLAEFLLERGYTVFGLIRRSSVENYDRIAHLVDKISFLQADLLDQSSLINALRQAKAQEVYNLAAQSFVPTSWHQPVLTGEFTALGVTRLLEAVRTVDLDVRFYQASSSEMFGKAIETPQREATPFHPRSPYGVAKVYGHYITVNYRESYNLFACSGILFNHESPRRGIEFVSRKITQGVAKIKLGRERELRMGNLEARRDWGFAGDFVQAMWQMLQQEQPDDYVIGTGVSHSVAELLEIAFKSVGLEWREFVRIDESLLRPAEVDHLLADTTKATQKLGWKPKVSFAELIAMMVDHDVYRIQRGMPLYASVVAGL
- a CDS encoding GDP-mannose 4,6-dehydratase codes for the protein MRVLITGATGFVGQHLTRLLMGRKHEIFGTYLVRNSTQFPAKLKLLHCDLCQRESVLRIVRQLRPERVYHLAAFSSVKDSLKDPQAVYENNFIGTLNLLEAIRDAAPRARILLVGSGQCYGRVAPKRLPITESEILLPENPYSASKAAADLLGYQFFCSYGLHVVRARPFNHTGPGQSAEFVCSDFARQIAEIDLRLKPPTLTVGNLNAVRDFTDVRDVVRAYELLLRKADAGEAYNVCSNRATSTAQIVETLRSFAALPVKVKIDQARARKHEIEQLYGSHHKLREATGWKPLYTLETTLRDLYSHWKKELQKPI
- a CDS encoding class I SAM-dependent methyltransferase, which produces MSDDELARLYGQLDNKIYESQAEGRNATARRHLKILNQYLKGGHLLDVGCASGAFLWAAAEAGWAVTGIEPAKVFYEEACKKLSRRAEVFCTTLQKASFPAASFDAVTLWDVLEHVPEPVKFLHDCAVLLKPGGYLLLNVPNLDSMQARILGSRWPLLLPEHLNYFNRESLKLCGAQAQLRWVHFRQRPALFSISYVLHRLKQHRIPGASLGHAMLSRTPVGDIHIPVYLGEICGVWQRSC
- a CDS encoding ABC transporter permease → MLQLIRETYQNRELIWALALKELHVRYKRSVLGFLWALLHPLFMMIILTVVFSSLVGSRVEHYAVFLISMLLPWIFFAQALTYSVECLVSNGELLKKVRVAKSVFPVAVILSNTINFLLSLLPLALILVALRFPLHWTWVYLPIPIMGLLMFVLGCGFFLSAVNVYFRDVTHIVQIILQGWFYFSPIMFSLELLPQQYRMFFRLNPMLYILNGFRLAIYYGQLPTLQSVAASIGIGAITLFLGYSFFRRLEHTFALYV
- a CDS encoding ABC transporter ATP-binding protein, producing MKNRIHLDDVVLRYRLIHERPDSLREAFAKIFRKRSQVMQLEAASHVSLDVSDGEILGIIGRNGCGKSTLLKIIAGVLKPTSGIARVDGSIAPLIELGAGFHPDLTGRENIVLNGLLLGLTRKKIREYEQNIIEYSELGDFINSPVKQYSSGMYMRLAFSIAIQVDPDILLVDEILSVGDAEFHAKCDESIAGFHRRNKTIVLVSHELETVARMCNRVLLMEAGRVVADGPAEQVIQEYYSRMNNHAPAEYCLPVPSGPTSTAGND
- a CDS encoding class I SAM-dependent methyltransferase; this translates as MQEHVVQEGGQGGSIPAVALSNSNGMFYSDAADLSLQELESLVNEGITRSLLVGSINPRPQGLHNKIIQLVKKVMRRFLVWYIRPVQELNVVVLGTLQRFVAMHQQHIVKLNSLTADFEEYASRQHQIDDELQEIRRAHIYETLQHQEAALRRLEHRLASHSSVEGKVEQNPNTGSVPLMQTGKPHKFSFDYAWFQERFRGSEALIRDRQRAYLKHFLGRTAIMDVGCGRGEFLELLREHGVSGTGVETNNDAVLLCKEKGLEIIQGDIFEVLESRADSSLGGIFSSQVIEHLPVELQLRLLDLCYRKLKSGSPVLIETINPECVFALVRNFYLDPTHVRPVPPELLQFAMESKGFNNVELSSSAPVEHKYVQDLPVSNQFPELQKIRDTVLTMNQFLFGYQDYAIVGWRP